In a genomic window of Strongyloides ratti genome assembly S_ratti_ED321, scaffold srae_chrx_scaffold0000006:
- a CDS encoding Cysteine-rich flanking region, C-terminal domain and Leucine-rich repeat and Leucine-rich repeat, typical subtype and Leucine rich repeat 5-containing protein, with the protein MTHRLSRYNFDDSLENLPDEGEFDDEEYESIPICNKNGLCTCERSNENTVDCRKGSFGTHKNPLDTANLEIKEKNFLPFRVLLQHNVITTLEKSKIIPNYEKDIVEMDLSYNHIHSLGPYLFSDFKKLKVLKLSHNRITKISPFTGLSSLHKLHLDNNILGTLPKNVFESLKNLNELVLDGNEAINLNNGIFSKGLEKLTILSLDFCELTEIPANAFEKLVSLKQLSLRGNPLLMIPPAIDYIPHLLILDMSETNLPEIERMSLKNNHELEALFMQNMKYVYMINDCAFCNLKNIKKIDFSNSSHLYSININAFGMENDSNLVPQNLSVINFENCNLTTFDSNLLYWENVMSLKISGNPLECDCNLAWLINNKNYHKTFGDKLPICKSPEKFNGTHIHDVVMDKCTLYEKHSIWIRFIVVFLIFCGLIIIWLICSGNLNLIGKRNIEIPEMGYRNLVVTCEDENPFANGEEKEEV; encoded by the exons atgacACATCGCCTTTCTAGGTATAATTTTGATGATAGCTTAGAAAATTTACCAGATGAGGGTGAATTTGATGATGAAGAATATGAATCTATTcctatttgtaataaaaatggaTTATGTACTTGTGAAAGAAGTAATGAAAATACAGTAGATTGTCGAAAAGGATCTTTTGGTACTCATAAAAATCCTCTAGATACTGCTAATCttgaaattaaagaaaaaaattttttaccattTAGAGTACTTTTACAGCATAATGTTATAACAACACTTGAAAag tCTAAAATTATTCCTAATTATGAAAAAGATATTGTTGAGATGGATTTAAGCTACAATCATATTCATTCATTAGGaccatatttattttctgatttcaaaaagttaaaagttttaaaattatcacaTAATAGAATAACTAAAATATCTCCATTTACTGGTTTATCATCATTACATAAACTTCATCTAGACAATAATATTCTTGGAACATTaccaaaaaatgtttttgaatcattaaaaaatttaaatgaactTGTACTTGATGGTAATGAAgctataaatttaaataatggaattttttcaaaaggtCTTGAAAAGTTAACTATTTTAAGTCTTGATTTTTGTGAATTAACTGAAATACCAGCAAATgcttttgaaaaattagt aagtTTAAAACAACTTTCTTTAAGAGGAAATCCTCTTTTAATGATACCACCAGCAATAGATTACATTCctcatttattaatattggATATGTCAGAAACAAATTTACCTGAAATTGAAAGGATGTCTTTAAAGAACAATCATGAATTAGAAGCATTATTTATGCAAAATATGAAATATGTCTATATGATAAATGATTGTGcattttgtaatttaaaaaatattaagaaaattgaTTTTAGTAATAGTTCACATTTATATAGTATCAATATTAACGCATTTGGAATGGAAAATGATAGTAATTTAGTTCCTCAAAATTTATCtgttattaattttgaaaattgtaATCTTACAACATTTgattcaaatttattatattggGAAAATGTTAtgtcattaaaaatatcaggAAATCCATTAGAATGTGATTGTAATTTAGCATggttaattaataataaaaattatcacaaAACATTTGGTGATAAATTACCTATATGTAAAAGTccagaaaaatttaatggaaCACATATTCATGATGTTGTAATGGATAAATGTACTTTATATGAAAAACATTCTATATGGATAAGATTTATTGTagtttttttgatattttgtggacttattattatttggtTAATCTGTTCTGGAAACTTAAATTTGATTGGAAAACGCAATATTGAAATACCAGAGATGGGTTATAGAAATTTAGTTGTTACATGTGAAGATGAAAATCCATTCGCAAACGGtgaagaaaaagaagaagtataa
- a CDS encoding Calmodulin-like protein 3: MDNKIIAEYRNTFNFFDTNNDGYITSDELEKAMNKCGVFPSKLELKMIMKKGDQDQNGVITFDEFVVLMENQEQKMKYTEKQLKEQFRMFDKDNDGFIERDEMIDIVQELSLGAYYPRHIINQLFREADVDGDGKISFNEFVMAVS; this comes from the exons atggacaataaaataattgcag AATATAgaaatacatttaatttctttGATACAAATAATGATGGATACATTACATCTGATGAATTGGAAAAAGCTATGAATAAATGTGGTGTCTTTCCAAGTAaattagaattaaaaatgattatgaAAAAAGGTGACCAAGATCAAAATGGTGTTATAACTTTTGATGAGTTTGTTGTTCTTATGGAAAATCAGGaacaaaaaatgaaatatactGAAAAACAACTTAAAGAACAATTTCGAATGTTTGACAAA GATAATGATGGATTTATTGAAAGAGATGAAATGATAGATATTGTTCAAGAGTTGTCACTAGGAGCATACTATCCACGACATATTATTAATCAACTTTTTCGTGAAGCTGATGTTGATGGAGATGgaaaaataagttttaatg aatttgTAATGGCTGttagttaa
- a CDS encoding Major facilitator superfamily and Major facilitator superfamily domain, general substrate transporter and Major facilitator superfamily domain-containing protein, producing the protein MGKDSNNITSTSLNVPSELNMTSVDLNPSVSHENEQNKTNNAFKRRISSVSMSIQKVFGVSREEGDFTLGCIKVFHTRTRFLIMVLVLLCLASIWSNILAFNFAIICMNPKPANETKSNVTNEHSMFNPVSLTSNDKSLLTSAVAAAALISNFIVVPLIGNYGIRTIFALLGILSAISTFAMPWAFEFGFSYILALRVLQGIAFASNFPVIGAFSSKWTYYKQNGLFVSVLVAYVQLSPSLTLPISGALCTSQWGWPSVFYVHGVYCALLFIIYGFFYRNSPRKHPYVGDIELRKIAVGKSECSKEELKKIPYVPILKTAAVWAVWIAAIGNFTTVNMMFLFSPNYLNGVLGFKVNKTGISAAIGPIAQFLIKLFAGFTSDKIKCISESNKLRIYNSIAFLGSCTFLSILAFTPGEYPNACLMLLGISAGILGFTTGGFFKAGPLISKHYSHFVTGNVSLGITITMLIVPFVVGGLAPNNDAEGWKKIFLFTGAVLFITNLCFVIMSSAKPAVWTTDEFSRNASRNKVYSTQTSSRREFAPEVTVG; encoded by the exons atGGGAAAAGATTCAAATAATATCACTTCTACTTCTTTAAATGTACCTTCTGAATTAAATATGACATCTGTTGATTTGAATCCTAGCGTTTCACATGAAAATGaacaaaataaaacaaataatgcATTTAAAAGACGTATTTCATCTGTATCAATGTCAATTCAAAAGGTTTTTGGAGTTAGTAGAGAAGAAGGTGATTTTACACTTG gTTGTATCAAAGTTTTTCATACAAGAACTAGGTTTTTAATTATGGTACTTGTTTTATTATGCCTTGCATCAATCTGGTCAAATATTTTAGCTTTCAATTTTGCAATAATTTGTATGAACCCAAAACCTGCAAATGAAACAAAAAGCAATGTAACAAATGAACATTCAATGTTTAATCCAGTTTCTTTAACTTCTAATGACAAATCATTATTAACATCAGCTGTTGCTGCTGCTGCtttaatttcaaattttattgttgtaCCTTTAATTGGAAATTATGGTATTAGAACTATATTTGCACTATTAGGAATTTTATCAGCTATAAGTACATTTGCAATGCCATGGGCATTTGAATTTGGTTTTTCATATATTCTTGCACTTCGTGTACTTCAAGGTATTGCATTTGCCTCCAATTTTCCCGTTATTGGAGCATTCTCTTCAAAATGGACATATTACAAACAAAATGGTTTATTTGTTTCTGTTCTTGTTGCATATGTACAATTATCTCCATCATTAACATTACCAATTTCTGGAGCATTATGTACAAGTCAATGGGGTTGGCCATCTGTTTTTTATGTTCATGGAGTATATTGTGccttattatttattatatatggATTCTTTTATCGTAACTCTCCAAGAAAACATCCATATGTTGGTGATATTGAATTAAGGAAAATTGCTGTTGGTAAATCAGAATGTTCAAAAGAagaacttaaaaaaattccatATGTGccaatattaaaaacagCAGCTGTATGGGCTGTATGGATTGCTGCTATTGGTAATTTTACAACAGTTAATATGATGTTCTTATTTTCaccaaattatttaaatggtGTACTTGgatttaaagtaaataaaactGGTATCTCAGCTGCTATAGGACCAATTGcacaatttttaatcaaattatttGCTGGATTTACAAGtgacaaaataaaatgtatctCTGAAAGTAATAAACTTAGAATTTACAACAGTATAGCATTTCTTGGAAGTTGTACATTTCTTTCAATTTTAGCTTTTACACCAGGTGAATATCCAAATGCTTGTCTTATGCTTCTTGGTATATCTGCTGGAATTCTTGGTTTTACAACAGGTGGTTTCTTTAAAGCTGGTCCATTAATATCAAAACATTATTCACATTTTGTAACAGGAAATGTTTCACTTGGAATTACTATAACAATGCTTATTGTTCCATTTGTTGTTGGAGGATTAGCACCAAATAATGATGCTGAAGgatggaaaaaaatattcttatttaCAGGTGCTGTACTTTTTATAACGAATCTTTGTTTTGTTATTATGTCTTCAGCTAAACCAGCCGTTTGGACGACAGATGAATTTAGTAGAAATGCTTCAAGAAATAAAGTTTATAGCACTCAAACTTCATCTCGTCGCGAATTTGCTCCAGAAGTTACTGTTGGTTAa
- a CDS encoding Carnitine O-palmitoyltransferase 2,mitochondrial, translated as MFININRLSSVKYFSNVTKTIQIRSITTLSGDDYNYIHKSKLPTLKFQKSLPRLPIPKLEDTIRRYLSAAEAVLPEVEYKILYQLTKEFEASEGKELQELLLQHDKANKHTSYISEPWFDMYLSSRLPCPVNFNPFMMYSPDKDTTQNDQLTRATNFVISFGRIKKALDKGCLDPEVFFMKPDVKDSKLYNNLVKASPDFISWYVGYFFKAFALDMSQYGNLFGSTRIPEIGKDRLFLDKKSNFFVVAKGGNFFKVQLFDDCGNILPPQVIQASIAKILENTLEVSSDCAVGSLTCADRDTWAKARKNLEKSPLSASSLALIDSSLFLLCLDDIKTTDHQRLIQSLLIGDNGANRWFDKCFSCIVDKNGHTSINFEHSWGDGVAVLRLMNESKKDVELNRFVTSTDSVDTSINVEKYIKKLEFSLSDEDKETIKNVQNQHLALANKLEFGTVEYVKMNKNLLKKFKVSPDSIMQLAIQLAYYKMYKQFVPTYESASTAAFLKGRTECVRSATKETKNVVLAINQDKGNISELIRKASAVHYLLCKEAAMGQGVDRHLLGLKIAAEKFNKPIPEFYDHDIVKYLNHYVLSTSTLSSDTIIFGGFGPVVPDGFGIGYNVTGDKIGAVISSYKNKKNAQEFANSLYKSLDEIKFYLTRET; from the exons atgtttattaatatcaatagATTGTCATCagtcaaatatttttctaatgttACTAAAACAATCCAAATAAGAag TATTACAACATTATCTGGTGatgattataattatatacacAAAAGTAAACTTCcaacattaaaatttcaaaaaagttTACCAAGACTCCCTATTCCAAAATTAGAAGATACTATTAGACGTTACCTTTCTGCTGCTGAAGCTGTTCTTCCAGAAgttgaatataaaattttatatcaattaacAAAAGAATTTGAAGCTTCTGAGGGAAAAGAATTACAAGAACTTCTTTTACAACATGATAAAGCTAATAAACATACCAGTTATATTTCTGAACCATGGTTTGATATGTACTTATCATCACGTCTACCATGTCCTGTTAATTTTAATCCATTTATGATGTATTCACCTGATAAGGATACAACTCAAAATGATCAATTAACTAGAGCaacaaattttgttatttcatttggaagaataaaaaaagctCTTGATAAAGGTTGCTTAGATCCAGAagtattttttatgaaaCCTGATGTAAAAGAtagtaaattatataataatttagttAAAGCATCACCAGATTTTATATCATGGTATGTaggatatttttttaaagcatTTGCATTAGATATGTCACAATATGGTAATTTATTTGGTAGTACCAGAATACCAGAAATTGGAAAAGatagattatttttagataaaaagtcaaatttttttgttgtagCTAAAGGAggaaacttttttaaagtacAATTATTTGATGATTGTGGAAATATTTTACCACCACAAGTTATTCAAGCATCAATtgcaaaaattttagaaaatacaTTAGAAGTTTCTAGTGATTGTGCTGTTGGTTCATTAACTTGTGCTGATAGAGATACATGGGCTAAAGCTAGAAAAAATTTGGAAAAATCTCCATTATCAGCTAGTAGTCTTGCCCTAATTGattcttcattatttttattatgtttaGATGATATTAAAACAACTGATCATCAAAGATTAATTCAAAGTTTACTTATAGGAGATAATGGTGCAAATAGATGGTTTGATAAATGTTTTTCATGTATTGTTGACAAAAATGGTCATACaagtataaattttgaaCATTCTTGGGGTGATGGTGTAGCTGTATTAAGATTAATGAATGAATCTAAAAAAGATGTTGAATTAAATCGATTTGTAACATCTACAGATTCTGTTGATACATCTATTAATGTtgaaaaatacattaaaaaattagaattttCATTAAGTGATGAAGATAAagaaactattaaaaatgttcAAAATCAACATTTAGCATTAGCAAATAAATTAGAATTTGGAACAGTTGAGTAtgttaaaatgaataaaaatttattaaaaaagttcaAAGTTTCACCGGATTCAATAATGCAATTAGCAATTCAATTAGCATATTACAAAATGTATAAACAATTTGTACCAACATATGAATCAGCAAGTACTGCTGCATTTTTAAAGGGAAGAACAGAATGTGTTAGATCAGCAACtaaagaaacaaaaaatgttgttttaGCAATAAATCAAGATAAAGGTAATATTTCTGAATTAATAAGAAAAGCATCAGCTGTACATTATTTACTTTGTAAAGAAGCAGCAATGGGACAAGGTGTTGATAGACATTTATTGGGATTAAAAATTGCTGCagaaaagtttaataaaccAATTCCAGAATTTTATGATCAtgatattgttaaatatctAAATCATTATGTTTTATCAACATCTACACTATCATCTGATACAATCATTTTTGGTGGTTTTGGACCAGTTGTTCCAGATGGTTTTGGTATTGGTTATAATGTTACAGGTGACAAAATTGGTGCCGTAATTTCATCATataagaacaaaaaaaatgctCAAGAGTTTGCAAATTCACTTTACAAAAGTTTAgatgaaattaaattttatttaacaagaGAAACATAA
- a CDS encoding Phosphatidate cytidylyltransferase — protein sequence MDEEGELRKRKSQEHKNDTDNEELFTPISNKGFSGEESDSDGVFTTENDKKLNDIVKKLPQGSDNMGHIVDSILSYFPERWRNWIVRGIFTIIMIYGFKFVILRGPLYLIILYDLPWFRTLSWYFLLCSNYFFFGESMIEVFKIIIQKDQFLRFLVDYHRFISFCLYCIGFVWFVLSLRKGYYLRQFSLFAWTHVALMLIVVQSFFIIENILQGVIWFLVPVSMIICCDVMSYMFGFFFGKTPLIKLSPKKTWEGFIGGAISTVIFGLIFSYFLMKSHYMVCPYEGYVNDPDNCTVPSSFLPKEANVPKPFSIIFKIFKANPVIYYYPFLFHSLILSLFASIIGPFGGFFASGFKRAFKIKDFGDIIPGHGGLMDRFDCQLLIGTFVHVYIFTFIKTANVVKIIEEIEKLSLEDKMKIYTFIKDSIPS from the exons ATGGATGAGGAAGGAGAATTAAGAAAACGTAAATCACAAGAACATAAAAATGATACAGATAATGAAGAATTATTTACACCTATATCAAATAAAGGTTTTTCTGGTGAGGAATCTGATAGTGATGGTGTTTTTACAactgaaaatgataaaaaattaaatgacaTTGTTAAAAAGTTACCACAAGGATCTGATAATATGGGACATATTGTAGATagtattttatcatattttccAGAAAGATGGAGAAATTGGATAGTTCGTggtatttttacaattataatgatatatgGATTTAAATTTGTCATACTTCGTGGaccattatatttaataat ATTATATGATCTCCCCTGGTTTAGAACTTTATCTTGGTACTTTTTACTTTGTagtaattatttcttttttggAGAAAGTATGATtgaagtttttaaaattattattcaaaaagat cAATTTCTTAGATTTCTAGTTGATTACCATCGTTTTATAAGTTTTTGTCTTTATTGTATTGGTTTTGTATGGtttgttttatcattaagaaaaggatattatttaagacaattttcattatttgcTTGGACACATGTTGCATTAATGTTAATAGTTGTTCAGTCATTctttattattgaaaatattcttCAAGGTGTTATATGGTTTTTGGTACCTGTATCAATGATTATATGTTGTGATGTTATGTCATATATGTTTGGATTCTTTTTTGGAAAAACTccattaattaaattatcacCCAAAAAAACATGGGAAGGATTTATTGGTGGAGCAATTAGTACTGTTATTTTTGGTCTTATCTTTTCATATTTCTTAATGAAAAGTCATTATATGGTTTGTCCATATGAAGGATATGTTAATGATCCAGATAATTGTACAGTACCATCAAGTTTCCTACCAAAAGAGGCTAATGTCCCAAAACCATttagtataatatttaaaatatttaaagcaAATCCagtcatttattattatccaTTTTTGTTCCATTCATTAATATTGAGTTTATTTGCCTCAATAATTGGACCATTTGGAGGATTTTTTGCAAGTGGATTTAAAAGagcatttaaaattaaagattttGGAGATATTATACCAGGTCATGGTGGTTTAATGGATCGTTTTGATTGTCAATTATTAATAGGAACATTTGTACATGTAtacatttttacatttattaaaacagctaatgttgtaaaaattattgaagaaattgaaaaattgaGCTTAGAagataaaatgaaaatatatacttttataaaagattcaATACCTTCTTAA
- a CDS encoding Transcription factor, fork head domain and Winged helix-turn-helix DNA-binding domain-containing protein, whose translation MPRPGKNSYDEQKPPYSYIWLTYMAIQNSKEKMLPLTDIYKFIMDRFPFYRSNTQRWQNSLRHNLSFNDCFIKIPRRPDRPGKGSYWAIHPNALHMFENGSCLRRQKRFKCDNIDCMKTENVKPAISKKESLVYLNEINDMATKNLFNNNKSKNKWLFSSTSTQPTTSFSNIQFSSKNSNLNTFLPLESMSQSILFPVFSNLLTSGYYLDPSLLFLTQSSLQQSLNLSTNNNFDNNILLTPTETSSPILSSISSKSNFTIDSILKNTTSSTIEVVAKN comes from the exons ATGCCTAGACCAGGAAAAAATTCTTATGATGAACAA aaacCACCATATTCATATATTTGGTTAACATATATGGCTATTCAAaattcaaaagaaaaaatgttaCCATTAAcagatatttataaatttataatggATCGTTTTCCTTTTTATCGAAGTAATACACAACGTTGGCAAAATTCATTACGACATAATTTGTCATTTAAtgattgttttataaaaattccTCGAAGACCTGATAGACCTGGTAAAGGATCATATTGGGCCATTCATCCAAATGCATTACATATGTTTGAAAACGGAAGTTGTCTTCGTCGTCAAAAACGTTTTAAATGTGATAATATTGATTGTATGAAAACAGAAAATGTAAAACCTgctatatcaaaaaaagaatCACTGGTATAtcttaatgaaataaatgatatggcaacaaaaaatttatttaacaataataaatcaaaaaataaatggcTATTTTCATCCACATCAACACAACCAACAACatcattttcaaatattcaattttcatctaaaaattcaaatttaaatacttttttaccTTTAGAATCTATGTCTCAAAGTATCTTATTCCCAGTTTTTAGTAATCTTTTAACATCAGGATATTATTTAGATCCatctttactttttttaacacaATCATCATTACAACAATCTCTTAATCTatcaacaaataataattttgataataatattttactaacACCTACTGAAACTTCATCACCAATACTATCATCTATTAGTTCtaaatcaaattttacaatagattcaatattaaaaaatactacATCTTCTACTATTGAGGTTGTAgctaaaaattaa
- a CDS encoding Nucleotide-diphospho-sugar transferase family-containing protein, translated as MIQGSELCMEEDKLNIKNCKHNNHDRNIFNKNNIIKIQNNIYPTINTNIQFLLQSVSNELANIDEEFYDISSTKFINENDKKIIYVTFATTSTKMFLKNWLCNIYGLENGLTNATIFRKVLLISLDSDLCQEVINEYKLSCLYIPAGKESNKEIKTNDILRKWNIFVVDILKTILDQDINIFYFDTKNIWLKDPKMLLKNTTLIDDADIVLSNKDIIDHPYHFSSNPLLIYATKASKRFLAKLNFNLKILKNEELSTNIYIELINELCEIMYYGTVCREFSRNDICDMNYCNSSKSNNNKMNQTIIFNDFNILLNNSQKYTIMKRRNLWFLKPDYLNENITQCSLTKVKKVIE; from the exons atgaTACAAGGAAGTGAATTATGTATGGAagaagataaattaaatatcaaaaattgtaaacataataatcatgatagaaatatttttaataaaaataatattataaaaattcaaaataatatttatccaactattaatacaaatatacaatttttattacaaagtGTTTCAAATGAGTTAGCTAATATAGATGAAgaattttatgatatttcatcgacaaaatttattaatgaaaatgataaaaaaattatttatgttacATTTGCTACAACATCaacaaaaatgtttttaaaaaattggtTATGTAATATTTATGGTTTAGAGAATGGTTTAACAAATGCTACTATTTTTAGAAAAGTTCTTTTAATTAGTCTAGATTCTGATTTATGTCAAGAAGTTATcaatgaatataaattatcttgTCTATACATACCAGCAGGAAAGGAAtctaataaagaaattaaaacaaatgatattttaagaaaatggaatatatttgttgtagatattttaaaaacaatactTGATCaagatattaatatattttattttgatacaaaaaatatttggttAAAAGATccaaaaatgttattaaaaaatacaacaTTAATTGATGATGCTGATATTGTATTATCTAATAAGGATATAATAGATCACCCTTACCATTTCTCTTCAAATCCTTTACTTATATATGCTACAAAAGCatcaaaaagatttttagcaaaattaaattttaatttaaaaatattaaaaaatgaggagttatcaacaaatatttatatt gaATTAATTAATGAACTTTGTGAAATTATGTATTACGGAACAGTTTGTAGAGAATTTAGTAGAAATGATATTTGTGATATGAATTATTGTAATAGTTCAAAAtcaaataacaataaaatgaatcaaacaattatctttaatgactttaatattttgctCAATAATTCACaaaaatatactattatGAAGAGAAGAAATTTATGGTTTTTAAAACcagattatttaaatgaaaatataactCAATGTTCTTTaacaaaagttaaaaaagttattgaataa
- a CDS encoding Charged multivesicular body protein 2a codes for MIEAIFGKRKTPAEMLRENQRALNKAMRELDREKSRLEAEEKKVIAEIKKMAKLNQMDSVRVMAKQLVRTRNYCKKFTMMKATIQTVSLKIATLKSQDSMATAMKGVTVAMKKMNSRMNLPQIQKIMMDFEKQSAIMDMKEEMLDDAVDDSMGEADDQEESEGIVNQILDELGIQMGNELNTLPEGSQGITAGAQANKPVAEGVMSDADADLAARLENLRRG; via the exons ATGATAGAAGCAATATTTGGAAAGCGTAAGACTCCGGCAGAAATGCTTCGAGAGAATCAACGTGCTTTAAATAAAGCAATGCGTGAATTAGATAGAGAAAAGTCTCGTTTAGAAGCAGAAGAAAAAAAGGTTATTGctgaaataaaaaagatggCAAAATTAAACCAAAtg gATTCTGTACGTGTTATGGCAAAACAATTAGTTAGAACTCGAAATTATTGCAAAAAGTTTACAATGATGAAAGCTACTATTCAAACTGTATCTCTTAAAATTGCAACATTAAAAAGTCAAGATTCTATGGCTACAGCTATGAAAGGTGTCACAGTAGctatgaaaaaaatgaacaGTCGCATGAATCTTCCacaaatacaaaaaataatgatggaTTTTGAAAAACAATCAGCAATTATGGATATGAAAGAAGAGATGCTTGATGATGCTGTTGATGATAGTATGGGAGAAGCTGATGACCAAGAAGAAAGTGAAGGAATTGTAAATCAAATACTTGATGAATTAGGTATTCAAATGGGCAATGAGCTTAACACTCTACCAGAAGGTTCACAGGGAATTACGGCTGGTGCTCAGGCAAATAAACCTGTTGCCGAGGGGGTAATGTCAGATGCTGATGCTGATCTTGCCGCAAGACTCGAAAACTTAAGACGTGGATGA